In a genomic window of Labeo rohita strain BAU-BD-2019 chromosome 20, IGBB_LRoh.1.0, whole genome shotgun sequence:
- the mep1a.1 gene encoding meprin A, alpha (PABA peptide hydrolase), tandem duplicate 1 — MTISYTSHIVRMLLPKLLIFTVLAAALHAIPISTRIHEVEDEPNFNPFINLGAKTQLIEGDIAIPPGRIGLIDTTYRWKFPIPYILSDSLDLNAKGAIHQAFEMYRLKSCVDFKPYEGEKTFIKFEKIDGCWSYVGDLQNGQVLSLGPGCDHKAVIEHELLHALGFYHMQSRQDRDDYVKIWLDQVTEGMEHNFNKYDDSFVTDLNTPYDYESVMHYRPFAFNKDPNIPTITTNIPEFFNIIGQYLDFSEMDVVRLNRMYNCSSSLTLLDQCTFENINICGMIQSSTDDADWVHLKSSEDHTLSGQCRDLGYTMHFDTSTGNAEQSALLESRILYPKRKTQCLQFFYKMTGSVKDRLVIWSKTDDGTGTVRTLKKLHTIWADEDKTWKIAHVPLQIGAKFRYAFQAVRGDPTSSTGGIFIDDISLTETLCPAAVWRIQNFSRILETADYNTVLNSPRFYSPEGYGFGVQVRPLSGYSDYTGEYTGLYFHLASGDNDIVMQWPAVNRQATIVVMDQDPDIKLRMSSARSLTTDMSTADGGKLIWDNPKNVGTFDPSCQCYRGDSMGWRTFIKHYDLRRRNYLKNDDLIIFVDFEDLTSLINSEVPVAPKV; from the exons ATGACAATTTCTTACACTTCACATATTGTCAGGATGCTTTTACCGAAGCTGCTCATCTTTACAGTGCTGGCTGCAGCACTTCATGCG ATTCCAATTTCAACTCGTATTCATG AGGTTGAAGATGAACCcaattttaaccctttcatcaATCTTG GAGCAAAAACCCAGCTGATTGAGGGAGATATTGCCATACCT CCTGGTCGCATTGGTCTTATTGACACAACGTACAGATGGAAGTTCCCTATTCCATACATTCTGTCTGACAGCCTAG ACCTTAATGCAAAAGGTGCTATTCATCAGGCATTTGAAATGTACCGTCTAAAGTCATGTGTTGATTTCAAACCCTACGAGGGCGAGAAGACATTCATCAAATTTGAAAAGATAGACGG GTGCTGGTCTTATGTTGGAGATCTACAGAATGGGCAGGTGCTTTCTCTGGGGCCTGGTTGTGACCACAAGGCTGTGATTGAGCATGAACTGCTGCACGCCCTGGGCTTTTACCATATGCAGTCTCGCCAGGACCGAGATGACTATGTGAAGATCTGGCTAGATCAGGTCACTGAAg gCATGGAGCACAACTTCAACaaatatgatgatagttttgTCACAGATCTAAATACTCCATATGACTATGAATCTGTCATGCATTATCGCCCATTTGCTTTCAACAAAGACCCTAATATTCCTACCATCACCACCAACATCCCAGAGTTCTTCAACATCATAGGGCAATACCTGGACTTTAGTGAGATGGATGTTGTTAGACTGAATCGAATGTACAACTGCT CCTCTTCTCTTACCCTGCTGGACCAGTGTACTTttgaaaacataaacatttgtGGGATGATACAGAGTTCAACTGACGATGCTGACTGGGTCCATCTTAAAAGCTCAGAGGATCATACGCTCAGTGGACAATGCAGAG ATTTAGGATATACTATGCACTTTGACACCTCTACTGGAAATGCAGAGCAATCTGCTCTCCTCGAGTCCCGCATCCTGTACCCTAAGAGGAAGACACAATGCCTCcagtttttctacaaaatgacaGGGAGTGTAAAGGATAGGCTAGTAATTTGGTCTAAAACAGATGATGGAACAGGAACCGTGCGTACATTGAAGAAACTCCACACAATCTGGG CTGATGAAGACAAAACATGGAAGATTGCTCATGTGCCTTTGCAAATAGGGGCAAAATTCCGCTATGCATTTCAGGCAGTAAGAGGAGACCCCACTAGCTCTACAGGTGGAATTTTTATCGATGACATCAGCCTGACAGAAACGCTCTGCCCTGCTGCTGTCTGGCGCATCCAGAACTTCTCAAGAATCCTGGAAACTGCAGACTACAACACCGTGCTGAACAGCCCTCGTTTCTACAGCCCTGAGGGTTACGGTTTTGGCGTTCAAGTACGACCACTGTCTGGTTACTCTGATTACACAGGCGAATACACTGGTTTGTACTTCCATCTGGCCAGTGGTGACAATGACATTGTGATGCAGTGGCCTGCTGTGAACCGCCAGGCCACCATAGTGGTGATGGACCAGGATCCAGACATTAAGCTGAGGATGTCCTCAGCTCGGAGCCTCACTACTGACATGAGCACAG CCGACGGAGGCAAACTAATATGGGACAATCCAAAAAATGTTGGGACCTTTGACCCAAGTTGCCAGTGCTATCGAGGAGATTCAATGGGATGGAGGACTTTCATAAAACACTACGACTTACGCAGACGGAATTACCTGAAAAACGATGACCTCATTATCTTTGTTGACTTTGAGG ACTTGACAAGCCTGATAAACAGTGAAGTTCCAGTTGCACCAAAGGTTTGA
- the mep1a.2 gene encoding meprin A subunit alpha, with amino-acid sequence MDSMWRIIPFIVLLTLKAHALPTQYGEDADAGELREDIIEINLDSQRDLFEGDIAGDPRRNAILDEKARWKFPIPYILTDSLDLNAKGVILQAFEMYRLKSCVDFKHYEGESTYISFTKLDGCWSFVGDLKKGQNISIGDRCDTKAIVEHELLHALGFYHEQSRSDRDDYVQILWDQIIPGKEHNFKKYDDDFITDLNTPYDYESIMHYRPLSFNKHPDIPTITTTIPAFNNIIGQRLDFSALDLQRLNRMYECTAPLTLLDQCAFEQINICGMIQYDEDDADWVQTLSSTDLKDHTLGGQCRDAGYYMKFDTANKAEGHSALLESRILYPKRNQQCLEFFYKMSGDPGDQLIIWVRRDDGSGNVRKVSKVHTITGDGDQSWKIAHVTLNIEEKFRYFFQGIVGSNKTSGEIFIDDITLTETSCPNAVWRIQNFTNLLNTVPHSERVQSPRFYNSEGYAYGINVYPNGRKNSSEEYVGFTFHLLSGENDAVLEWPAENRQVTITVMDQNPDTTLQMSNSRSFTTDADSRWSKPSTFEEWDESCLCYKGPELGWGTFISHDQLRRRDFLKNDDLIITVNFDDLAHLLKSEVPIKPNLLSNPQPIEESYDRPKVRQPRAFSDPCQPNPCRNGGVCVVHQEKATCRCASGQAVVYTGDTCEKQHIDGGILGVLIGGAAGTMALTVAIIAVIYRQN; translated from the exons ATGGACTCAATGTGGAGAATCATTCCCTTCATAGTACTTCTCACGCTCAAG GCGCATGCCCTTCCAACGCAATATG GTGAGGATGCAGATGCAGGTGAACTACGGGAGGACATTATTGAAATCAATTTAG ATTCCCAAAGAGATTTGTTTGAAGGAGATATTGCTGGAGAT CCACGAAGAAATgcaatattagatgaaaaagcGAGATGGAAATTTCCCATTCCATATATCCTCACAGACAGTTTGG ATCTTAATGCAAAAGGAGTGATCCTTCAAGCATTTGAAATGTATCGTCTTAAATCTTGTGTGGACTTTAAGCACTATGAAGGAGAAAGCACCTACATTTCTTTCACAAAGCTGGATGG ATGTTGGTCATTTGTGGGAGATCTAAAGAAGGGGCAAAACATCTCCATAGGGGACAGATGTGACACAAAGGCCATTGTAGAACATGAACTTCTCCACGCACTGGGTTTCTACCACGAGCAGTCTCGTTCAGACAGGGATGACTATGTTCAAATCTTGTGGGATCAGATTATTCCAG GAAAGGAGCACAATTTCAAAAAGTATGATGATGATTTCATAACCGACTTAAACACGCCCTATGATTACGAGTCCATTATGCACTACAGGCCACTGTCTTTCAACAAGCACCCTGATATTCCCACCATAACCACCACCATCCCTGCCTTCAATAACATTATAGGACAGCGCTTAGACTTCAGCGCTCTTGATCTGCAAAGACTGAATCGCATGTATGAATGCA CTGCACCCCTCACTCTCCTGGATCAATGTGCCTTTGAGCAGATTAACATTTGTGGAATGATTCAATATGATGAGGATGACGCTGACTGGGTTCAGACTTTAAGCTCTACAGATCTAAAAGACCACACACTTGGAGGACAATGCAGAG ATGCAGGCTATTATATGAAGTTTGACACTGCTAACAAAGCTGAGGGACACAGTGCTTTGTTGGAGTCAAGGATTCTTTACCCCAAGAGGAACCAGCAGTGCCTTGAGTTTTTCTACAAGATGAGTGGAGACCCTGGAGACCAGCTCATCATTTGGGTCAGAAGGGATGATGGGTCGGGAAATGTTCGCAAAGTCAGCAAAGTTCACACAATCACAg GGGATGGGGACCAGTCATGGAAAATTGCACACGTCACTCTTAATATTGAGGAAAAGTTTCGGTACTTCTTCCAGGGCATTGTTGGCTCCAACAAAACATCAGGAGAGATCTTTATAGATGACATTACTCTGACTGAAACATCATGTCCAAATGCTGTCTGGAGGATTCAGAACTTCACCAACCTCCTTAATACTGTCCCACACAGTGAAAGAGTTCAGAGTCCCCGTTTTTACAATTCTGAGGGTTATGCTTACGGAATTAATGTTTATCCAAACGGCAGGAAAAACTCATCTGAAGAGTATGTTGGGTTCACATTTCACCTCCTCAGCGGTGAGAATGATGCAGTATTAGAATGGCCTGCAGAGAATCGGCAAGTCACTATTACAGTTATGGATCAAAATCCAGACACAACACTTCAAATGTCTAACAGCAGAAGCTTCACCACTG ATGCTGACTCGCGGTGGAGTAAACCATCTACATTTGAAGAATGGGACGAAAGTTGCTTATGCTACAAAGGTCCAGAGCTTGGCTGGGGCACATTCATCTCACATGATCAGCTTCGCAGGAGGGACTTCCTCAAGAATGACGACCTGATCATCACTGTTAATTTTGATG ATTTGGCACATCTTTTAAAATCAGAAGTTCCAATCAAACCCAACCTCTTAAGCAACCCCCAACCAATAGAAGAAAGCTATGACAGACCAAAAGTCCGGCAGCCACGAGCGTTCAGTGACCCATGTCAGCCAAACCCCTGCCGTAATGGAGGAGTGTGCGTTGTACATCAGGAGAAAGCAACTTGCAG ATGTGCCTCCGGACAGGCCGTTGTGTACACAGGAGACACCTGTGAGAAACAACATATTGATGGAGGAATTCTGGGGGTTCTGATCGGTGGTGCTGCAGGAACTATGGCTCTCACTGTCGCCATTATCGCTGTGATCTACAGGCAGAACTAA